Proteins encoded by one window of Salvia splendens isolate huo1 chromosome 14, SspV2, whole genome shotgun sequence:
- the LOC121765673 gene encoding cysteine protease ATG4b-like encodes MKGFPESDTDSIDNCSTKNSGCSNSPTKSPGSVSDEAEPGIGCRKHQILSGIWPPALSIFGHSSGSSKRSECKSCSTNSSSSSSPRKKLASGKNYYEGWRAVVRRVMMNGGSMRRILGFSRTVISNSTSDIWLLGVCYHVAQEGDDSSNPTQSEGFAAFVDDFSSRILITYRKGFSPIGDSKYSSDVNWGCMLRSSQMLVAQAFLVHKLGRSWRKSPDKPLDETYLKILHLFGDAEDSPFSIHNLLQEGSAYGLAAGSWVGPYAMCRTWESLMRNKKESDGGALSSIMALYVVSGDEDGERGGAPVLCIEDISRYCSEFHQAQVDWAPVLLMVPLVLGLEKVNPRYLPLLCATFQFPQSLGILGGRPGASTYIIGVQDDKAFYLDPHEVQQVVNLKKDDVDADTSSYHCNVLRHIALDSLDSSLAFGFYCRDKSDFDDFCVRATNLVDQSKGAPLFTIAETRRTPRPGNNATEVQDCDLGHGLPTGESENSGQEDDWELL; translated from the exons ATGAAGGGGTTTCCTGAGAGTGACACCGATTCTATTGATAATTGCAGTACAAAAAATTCTGGTTGCAGTAATTCGCCAACAAAGTCTCCGGGTTCTGTCTCGGACGAGGCAGAGCCGGGTATTGGCTGTAGAAAGCATCAAATTTTGTCTGGGATCTGGCCGCCTGCTTTATCAATATTTGGGCATTCGAGTGGTAGTTCAAAGAGAAGTGAGTGCAAGAGTTGCAGCACTaacagtagtagtagtagtagtccTAGGAAAAAATTGGCTAGTGGGAAGAACTATTATGAAGGCTGGAGAGCGGTGGTGAGGAGAGTCATGATGAATGGTGGATCGATGAGAAGAATATTAGGTTTTAGTCGCACGGTTATATCAAATTCCACTAGCGATATCTGGCTTTTGGGAGTTTGCTATCATGTGGCTCAAGAAGGTGATGATTCCTCAAATCCTACTCAGAGTGAGGGATTTGCTGCATTTGTTGACGATTTCTCATCACGGATTTTGATCACATACCGTAAAG GTTTTTCACCCATTGGGGATTCAAAGTATAGTAGTGACGTTAATTGGGGTTGTATGCTTCGGAGCAGCCAGATGCTTGTTGCCCAG GCATTTTTGGTTCATAAGTTGGGAAGATCATGGAGGAAATCTCCAGACAAG CCACTCGATGAAACTTACTTGAAGATATTACATCTATTTGGGGATGCTGAGGACTCTCCTTTCTCTATACACAATCTTCTCCAAGAGGGTAGTGCTTACGGCCTTGCTGCTGGCTCATGGGTGGGCCCTTATGCCATGTGTCGTACTTGGGAAAGTTTGATGCGGAATAAGAAGGAAAGTGACGGTGGAGCTCTCTCCTCAATAATGGCTCTGTATGTTGTTTCTGGTGATGAAGATGGGGAAAGAGGTGGAGCTCCTGTTCTCTGCATTGAGGATATATCAAGATACTGTTCTGAGTTCCATCAAGCCCAAGTTGATTGGGCCCCTGTACTATTGATGGTTCCATTGGTTTTAGGATTGGAGAAAGTTAACCCAAG GTATCTTCCTCTTCTGTGTGCTACATTCCAATTTCCGCAAAGCCTAGGTATTCTAGGCGGTAGACCTGGTGCCTCTACATATATAATTGGAGTGCAAGATGATAAGGCATTCTATTTGGACCCGCATGAAGTTCAGCAG GTAGTCAATCTGAAGAAGGATGATGTAGATGCTGATACTTCATCTTACCATTGCAA TGTGCTAAGACATATTGCTCTGGATTCTCTTGATTCATCCTTGGCATTTGGATTTTATTGTAGGGACAAAA gtgattttgatgatttttgtgTACGTGCAACAAATCTTGTTGATCAATCAAAAGGTGCTCCATTATTTACCATAGCTGAGACCCGCAGAACCCCGAGGCCAGGCAACAACGCTACAGAGGTTCAAGATTGTGATCTTGGTCATGGGCTGCCCACTGGTGAATCGGAGAATTCTGGGCAGGAAGACGACTGGGAACTCCTCTGA